The following DNA comes from Clostridiisalibacter paucivorans DSM 22131.
GATGAATATAAAGAATTAGCTGAAGAATTAGGCTTTGATAGCCCTGGACCTACAAAATATCCTGGAGAATTTCCTGAATCAGAACCTGAATCTAAAGCATTGGCTAACTTTACTAGAAAATTTTCTTATAGATTAGTATTGGCATACCATAGTCAAGGAGAAGTTATATTCTGGGACTTTCAAGATTTAGCATCTGATGAAGCAAAATATATAGGAGATTTATTTTCAAATGCCAGTGGATATAGATTAGCAGAAACATATGGTACTGCTGCATATGCAGGATATAAAGATTGGTTTATATTAAAATACAGGAAACCAGGATATACCATAGAAGTAGGAAAAGGAAAAAATCCTTTACCCATATCTCAATTTGATAAAATTTATAATGACAATGAAGAGCTTTTGTTATTGGCATCTATAGTTTAAGGGGCTTAAGTTTAAGCCCCTTAATACCCTGGGAATCTTATAATGAAGTGATTTCCTATTTCATCTATCTTTAGTTCCATTCTCCCACCATTTTTCTTTACTAATTTCTTGACTATATAAAGTCCCAATCCATCACCATGTTTTCCCTTTGTTGTGAAACCTTTATTAAATATTTTCCTCCGTATCTCTTGAGAAATGGTTGGAACACTATTTACTATTTCGAAAATATATTCATCTAACTCCCAATATATTTTTATATATAGTATTTTCTCTTGATCATTGGCATTTGCCAATGCATATATAGCATTTTTTATTAAATTTGTAAGAATTTTTACTAAATCATATATATTTATATGTAACTCCTCTGGCAACTCTATAGCATCAATTCTTGTTTCTATATCATATTTTTCAGCTGATGCTATGGCACTATATATTGTAGATTCTATCTCTGGTATACCTATTTGATAATTATTTTTAATTCCCCTTCCTTCATCTACTAAATTTTCTATATATTCTTCTATCCTATCTTTGCAATCCATGTCCAATAAAGACCTTATAATTTGTAAATGATTCATAAAATCATGCTTGTAAATTCTCAATTTTTGATTAGTATCTTCACTTAACTTCAGCCTATATTCGCCCATTTTCTTCTGAGTCATAGTTTTAGATAGCAAGACTGATTGAGTTATAATACCTATGGATATGATAACCGTTATAATAAACATTATCCAAAAAGTACCTATTAAAGAATTTTTAACTGGTGAACTTAATCCTTCTAACGAAGCTACCCCTACTATAAAAGCATCTATCCTTGGTATGTTTTGTACATTTATACTGTAATTTAATCCATTGATTGTGATTATCTCCGATTGATTCCCACCATATTTAATCAAATTATTCTTTAATTTCTCCTTAGGTATAGAAATATTGGTATCATCAAATAAAACATTAAAATCTTTATCATATAAATTTATATCTCTAAAATCACTATATACTATATCTTCATATAATTTCGTGAATTTTTGAGAATCAATAAATATAAATATATAACCAATAGAATTATGTTCACTAATATTTAATGACTTACTAACTAATATGCAATCTTTAAAACCATTATTTTTTTTAGTTATTAAATCCCAATTTATATCTCCTTTATCTATTTTATTCAATCTGTCAATATAAACATCTTCTAAAAAAACGTCCTTTGAATTTTTACCAGCAGAAAATGTGTTCCCTGAGTCAGTTATAATACTTACATTATCAATATAATAATCATTAGATATGATATCTTGAAGTTTATTTTCTACATGTATCCTAACTTTGTCTTGATATATCTTATCTAAACTATTATATCTTTTTAAAGAACCAATTATGGACATATCCTTTGTAAGTTTATAGATATTTCTCTCTATATTATCTATAGTTAAGTTCATACTCTGTGTAGATTTTACAACTAAGTGATCTATATTTCGCATCTCTTCACTTTCTATAGTACTTATCACCCTTTTATATACAAAAAATATATTCAATACTAAGGGTATAAATATCAATACTATAAGAAATATTAAAAATTTTATCCCTAATCTTTTATTTTTTATACCTTGTTTAATATATCTTTTCAAAAAAACCCCCCTTAATCTATTCATCAATAGAAAAAGATTCATAATTAGTTCCAATAATTACAATATTTTTAGTTGACATCATATCCAAAACAGTTTCAGTTTTTTCATCATTTTCTAAATCTATAATTCTTAAAATAGGTCTTAAAGGAAAATTAGTATTTAGTTTTTCAACTAATCCCACATCACCGTTACTTAAATCTACCAAAGTACCTACAGGATAAGGCACTATATTTTTAACAAATAACTCCACCATTTCAGCATCAAAAATACTTCCCCCAGTTCCCATCAAGTACTCTATAGCTTCATTTGGAGGAAGTCCCCTTCTATAAGGTCGATCCGATGTTAGTGCATCATATACATCTGATATAGATACTATCTTAGCATAATAATTTATTTCGTTTCCAGTAAGAGATTTAGGATACCCTAATCCATCTATTCTTTCATGATGCTGTAATACTATAACTCTGGATATTGAACTAATATCATTTTGTGTTTTTAGGTATTTATACCCCATTATAGGGTGATTTTTCATCTCATCATATTCTGTTGAATCAAGTTTACCTTTCTTTAGTAATATGTCTTTAGATATAAATACTTTTCCTAAATCATGTAATAACGCACCATTAGCTAAATCCACAAGTCGAGGCTTATTTAGCCCTAACTCAACCCCTAATATAATAGACAGTACAGCCACATTTACACTATGTTCATAGGTATATCCATCCATAGTTTTGATATCTACTAAATTCACTAAAGTCTTTCTATTGGACAATATCTCTTCTACAATCTCTTCTGCCATAATTTTAAAACTACTCAAATATTTATGTTTCAAATCTATAACTTTTTTTGTTGAAAGTATGCTCTCTTGCTTTACATAATTTTCTATGGAACTAAAATTATCTCTTATGGTCTTTATAGCCTTTTGTCTTAACTCTGGCTTTATATTATCTTCTATTTCTCCTTCACTATACTTATCTTTTATGTAAAGAGAATAAATTTCATTGTCTTCAATTCTTTTTAAAAGCTCTTTAGTTAATTTTACTCCTTTATATAGCAATACCTGTCCTTCTGAATTATGTATAGTCTTTCCCAGTATACATCCTGGCCTAATAGAATTCACTGGAATTAATCTCATAAAATCACAGCCTTTCCATCAAAACAAATTATATTCCTCATTATATAAGATAAAAATTATACCATATGCTCTTTTGCAATAATTACTGTTTTTTTATAACATTTTGTCACCCTTAGTATATTATACAATATTATTGTCTTTTCTTTCTTTTCTTACATAGAAAATAGTTTATAATACCTATAATAAATATGCAAGAAAAAAGCCTCTATCTCTAGAGGTTTTTTAGACTATTCAATCTATCTTTAATTATCTTTTCATGACCATTATCAGTAGGTTCATAATAAACCTTATACTTCATATTGTCTGGTAAATATTGTTGATTTATATAATTTTCTTTATATTCATGGGGATATCTATAGCCTAAACCATGTCCCATATCTTTTGATCCTTTGTAGCTACTATCTTTAAGGTGATTGGGGACTTTCCCTGTTACATTGTCTTCTATATCTTTGATAGCCTTATTTATTCCATTATAACTGGCATTACTCTTAGGAGCACATGCTATATAAACTGCAGCTTGAGCCAAAGGAATCCTTCCCTCTGGCATACCTATTATATTTATGGCATTAAAGGCATTAACTGCTATATTTAATGCATTTGGATCGGCATTTCCCACATCCTCAGAAGCACAAATAATAATTCTTCTAGCTATAAATTTAGGGTCTTCTCCTGCATATACCATTTTAGCCAGCCAATATAATGTAGCATCGGGATCTGAACCCCTCATGCTTTTTATAAAAGCAGATACGGTATCATAGTGTTCATCTCCATTTTTTTCATATTTCAATACCCTCTTTTGTATACAGTCCTGTATTATATCAATAGTTATATGAACTATACCATCTACATCTGAATCAGTAGTAAGGGCGCCTAATTCCAATGCATTTAATGCAATCCTTGCATCTCCATTGGACATATTTACTAAATGCTCCAATGCTTCTTCATCCATTTTTATATTAAATATACCTAACCCCTTATCATCATTTTTCAATGCTCTTTTAATTACTACCTCTATATCTTCTTTTGATAAAGTTTCCAATTTAAATATCATAGACCTAGAAATCAATGCCTTATTAACTTCAAAATAAGGATTTTCTGTGGTAGCACCTATTAATATTACAGTTCCATTTTCCACATAGGGTAATAACGCGTCTTGCTGAGATTTATTAAATCTGTGTATCTCATCTATAAAAAGTATAGTCTTTTTACTATACATACCTAAATTATCTTTTGCTATCTTTACTACATTTCTTATATCTTTAACCCCTGATGTTACAGCATTTAGTTGCTCAAAGTACATCTTAGTAGTATTAGCTATAATCTTTGCCAATGTAGTTTTCCCAGTTCCTGGAGGACCATAAAATATAACAGACCTAAGTTTATCTGCCAGTATAGCTCTGTAAAGTAATTTGCCTTTTCCAATTATATGCTTCTGACCAACAAATTCGTCTAATGTCCTAGGTCTCATCCTATCTGCCAATGGAGCAGATTTTTTAAGTTCATTCTCTGCATTAAGCTGGAATAAATCCACCAGTCTCATCCTTTCTAAATAAGGTTAATCTAAATATTTACCATTAATTCTTAGTTCTTAGTTCTTAGTTCTTAGCTCTTAGCTCTTAGTTCTTAGCTCTTAGTTCTTAGTTGTTAGTTGTTAGTTGTTAGTTGTTAGGAAAAGATTTAGAAATCCGTAGGATTTCCTCCATTAACTACGAACTACTTACTACTAACTATTAATTATTAATACTTAATTTTAATATAAAGACTATATACCTATATGATTGCTACATTCATAAGGCTAATTCAAAATATTTTTTATAGCATTTATTACTTTATCAATATCTTCTTTGGAAACCCAATAGTTTGTTACAAATCTATATTCTCCATCTTCTTTTCCATTAATCTTTATACCTTGAGATAACAACTTCTCTATAAATACTCCTTCATCTATTACATTATCTTCAAGTCTAAAAAACACCATATTTATATCTCTTCTATCCATTATTACATTTATATCTTTAAATTCATTCAATTTATCAGCTAAAT
Coding sequences within:
- a CDS encoding AAA family ATPase; translated protein: MDLFQLNAENELKKSAPLADRMRPRTLDEFVGQKHIIGKGKLLYRAILADKLRSVIFYGPPGTGKTTLAKIIANTTKMYFEQLNAVTSGVKDIRNVVKIAKDNLGMYSKKTILFIDEIHRFNKSQQDALLPYVENGTVILIGATTENPYFEVNKALISRSMIFKLETLSKEDIEVVIKRALKNDDKGLGIFNIKMDEEALEHLVNMSNGDARIALNALELGALTTDSDVDGIVHITIDIIQDCIQKRVLKYEKNGDEHYDTVSAFIKSMRGSDPDATLYWLAKMVYAGEDPKFIARRIIICASEDVGNADPNALNIAVNAFNAINIIGMPEGRIPLAQAAVYIACAPKSNASYNGINKAIKDIEDNVTGKVPNHLKDSSYKGSKDMGHGLGYRYPHEYKENYINQQYLPDNMKYKVYYEPTDNGHEKIIKDRLNSLKNL
- a CDS encoding sensor histidine kinase, which encodes MKRYIKQGIKNKRLGIKFLIFLIVLIFIPLVLNIFFVYKRVISTIESEEMRNIDHLVVKSTQSMNLTIDNIERNIYKLTKDMSIIGSLKRYNSLDKIYQDKVRIHVENKLQDIISNDYYIDNVSIITDSGNTFSAGKNSKDVFLEDVYIDRLNKIDKGDINWDLITKKNNGFKDCILVSKSLNISEHNSIGYIFIFIDSQKFTKLYEDIVYSDFRDINLYDKDFNVLFDDTNISIPKEKLKNNLIKYGGNQSEIITINGLNYSINVQNIPRIDAFIVGVASLEGLSSPVKNSLIGTFWIMFIITVIISIGIITQSVLLSKTMTQKKMGEYRLKLSEDTNQKLRIYKHDFMNHLQIIRSLLDMDCKDRIEEYIENLVDEGRGIKNNYQIGIPEIESTIYSAIASAEKYDIETRIDAIELPEELHINIYDLVKILTNLIKNAIYALANANDQEKILYIKIYWELDEYIFEIVNSVPTISQEIRRKIFNKGFTTKGKHGDGLGLYIVKKLVKKNGGRMELKIDEIGNHFIIRFPGY
- a CDS encoding HD-GYP domain-containing protein produces the protein MRLIPVNSIRPGCILGKTIHNSEGQVLLYKGVKLTKELLKRIEDNEIYSLYIKDKYSEGEIEDNIKPELRQKAIKTIRDNFSSIENYVKQESILSTKKVIDLKHKYLSSFKIMAEEIVEEILSNRKTLVNLVDIKTMDGYTYEHSVNVAVLSIILGVELGLNKPRLVDLANGALLHDLGKVFISKDILLKKGKLDSTEYDEMKNHPIMGYKYLKTQNDISSISRVIVLQHHERIDGLGYPKSLTGNEINYYAKIVSISDVYDALTSDRPYRRGLPPNEAIEYLMGTGGSIFDAEMVELFVKNIVPYPVGTLVDLSNGDVGLVEKLNTNFPLRPILRIIDLENDEKTETVLDMMSTKNIVIIGTNYESFSIDE